TCTGCCCCTTTGAATTCTGTGTGTTTCTCCCATCAGATTTAGTGCTTACTGAGGGAGGTATCCACGTATTCCCATCAGAGTAGGAACACCTGACTATGGATGAAGGTAATTTCTCCTTGTCAGACCTCTAGTCATATCTTTCTCACTTTATCAAGGTCTCCTGGAAGGCAGGAACCATGTCAGAACAGCAGAGTAGGATTCCCCGGGAGGCCGTCTTCTGCTTGGTAACCATGTTTCCCATTGCACAGAGGCTCCCAGGGCATTGTAACCACACCCACATCACAAGTGGGAAACACCTGATGGTTCTTCTCCCATCCCACCTGTACTGTGCTTCCTTATCAAAGGAAGGATACCTTTGAATGTGGGTTTCTGTCTCTCCGTCATGCTGGGAGCCACTGATCTCTTAGACATTGCCCAAAGGCTAAGGGAAGAATAGGATGGGGTCTCCAGGTGGGGTTGAAGACTTTATGACTGGACAATGCCCCGCTTCAGCAGTCGGAGGGCCCCATCCCGGATCTGCTTGGTCTTCATGCCGTAGATGAGGGGATTGAGCATGGGCGGTATGACAAGGTAGAGATCAGCCAAGAGAATGTGGATGTGCCGGGGCACATGCTGACCAAAGCGCTGAGTGTAGAACGAGAAGAGTCCCGGTGTATAGAACAGAAGGATGACGCCCAGGTGGGAGCCACAAGTGCCAAAGGTCTTAGCCCTTGCCTCCTTGGAGGAGAGGCCTAGCACTGCCCGGAGGATGAGTGCATAGGATATAGCAATGCAGATGGAGTCAGTACCCACCACCAATGTGGCAGCCGTGATGCCATAGATGTTGTTTGGCTGTGTGCCCCCACATGCCAGCTTCACCACAGCCATGTGCTCACAGTAGGAGTGGGCCACCACTCGGCCACAGTAGCTCAGTCTTGCCAGTAAGCAGGTGAGCGGGGTCATGAGTCCCAAGCCACGAAACACAGCAGCAGCCCCCAACTTGCCCACAGCCTCTGGGGGCAGCAATAACCCATAATGCAGGGGCCGGCAGATGGCCAAGTAGCGGTCAAAGGCCATTGCTAGCAGGAGGCCAGATTCTACAGCTGAGAAGCCATGGATGAAGAACATCTGGGTGGCACAGCCCCCAAAGGTGATCTCAGCAGTGTTTGCCCAAAAGAGTGCAAGGAGCTTGGGCACAGTGGAGGTGCAGAGCACCAGATCGATGATGGACAGCATGCATAGGAACAGGTACATGGGCTGGTGCAGCTCAGGCTCCGAGTACACCACCAGCAGCACTGCCATGTTGCTGAGTACTGCCAGGGTGTACATGGAGCAGAATGGAAATGCAATCCAAAAGTGAGAGGCCTCAAGGCCAGGAATTCCCATGAGCAGGAAGGAGGTTGGATTCTGCTGGCTGTGGTTTGTGAATTTCATGGCTAAGTCAAAGTAGGGTAGGTAGAGAAATTATTGTCTTGATCTGAACTCTAGGAAGTGCTGAGAGATGAAGCATTTGGGATGCATCCTTATGCTGTGGCTGAAACAGAAATGGCAGCAGGAAATATTTGAGTTAGATATCATGAAAAATATTCAGTATGAGATTATAGAGTGCTGGGAAATGATGCAAGGCAAGAGGTGAAGTTATCATGATCATTCAAAGGAGCCCTTTCCTCTTATTGTCTGATTTGATAATGTCTATCTTAAAGGGTGAAGGGTGAGTGGAATGGGTGCAGAACCCTCTTCATGGTGAAGATGAGTAGCTACAAACTCttacagctttctttcttttcctgcctgTGGATCATCTTCTGCCTATACTCTGTCTATATCCATCTACTTACTGAGTCATCTGCCTGGGTGACAATATAAGGGTAATGTCATGGTCAAATGAATCAGATGTGGTTACTTTTCAAGATGGGAAGATCAGGACtgaagggaagaaaagggaaggcAAGGAAATCTTGGGTGGATTTTTCCATCCATCGAGACTATGATTACTCACAGATAAGGCTCAAAAATCTGGGTTGAGGGGATTTCCCTtgaagcccagtggttaagactccattcttCCAGTGTAGgaggtacaggtttgatctctgatcagggaactaagatctcacattctGTGTGGCAccaccaaatttttttttttttttttttacaaattaaaaaaaatctctgttcaGATCAGGCACAGTGAAACACATGTTGAGGGGCTGGGTCTCTTGTACACTGTTATAGCCACAACACTGCCTGAGTAATGTCAGTACTGGGATCCTGCACTTGCCTTAAGTGTCCTGTATGGATGCTGCTAGAAAACGGGTGAAATCATGCAGAATTTGTCAGTGGTAGATGTCAGGTGATTCAGCCATAATGGGTGATCTAATATAGTTACTGAGGGACAATTGCAGACAAAGTATAGTCTctcataaaaatcaaaattacatgggaaaaaaagaggggatgaGAAGCGAATTTTAATCACTAGAATAATAGACTCATTCACCGTAAGCAAATAGAGAGACCAAGGTTGGTCTAATGATAGTACTGACCTCCTACACATCTCCTCCCTATCTCTGTCCACTACTCACAGTCTCTGTATCCCCTGATCTTCTCTCTCACATGTGCCTTCTCATTTCTCTCTTAGCCACTAGCCAGCCAGTAACTGAGACTCTGAGAAACAGGggagattaaatttaaaaattcaagaaggaGAGACACTAGATGGAGAGGAGATAaggatgaaaagaagagaagactgAGAATAAGAATCAGAAATGGACAAAAGAGAGAGTAGAAAAGAGGGGAGAGAGACAAAGCTACCTGTCATGCCCTCATTTCTAAGATAACAGGATGTGACTATGTTCTGGTTGCTAGTTGGGACAGAGAGTGTGAAACTGATTGGATCCTCTGGAGGTAGCCCATATGTATCCCTGACCTTAAATGGCAATATTCCTTGTAATCTCTTGCATCAGCTGTCCAAACCCAGAGACAAAATGGCAAGAAGAAAAAGGGTGACGTCTTCCAGTGTGATCTGGGGGAAGGAACCCTGGACCAGGATGCCTGATTTTCCATACCTGTGCCAACTGTGGCtgttactgtgataatgaatgaaTCACACTgtctccttctgcctcctcctcctttcctccaTGTATTCCCTACTTTCTCTTCTGTGCTATCTTCTTTCCCAAGTTTTCACCATCCATCTTGGACCCAAGCAGATCTAGAAGGGATTTAATTTGGGTGGTGGCTGAAGGGTCAGGGACAGAGAAATATCTGGGTGGGGGCATTTCATGAAATGGTATATGTAAAACCGTCCCATGCTATGAATGGGAATACTGTGTGTTTGGCTgagtgtgtgattgtgtgtgtctgtatatgttgTGCAAAGCACATGTGCAAGGCTGTATTCAGAAGACATAGGTCCATATAGCTAGGTAAGACTTTGTTTTTGGAGTGTGCTTGCTTCAGTGCCTTTTCTTTGGTGTGGAGGCAATTGAGAGTTGAAAAATCCAGGTTTAAGTGGAGcaatcttgttttctttcctttccatgttttccttcccccactcagtcttttaaaaattgaatcaaATTTCCTCAGTTCCTAAGCAGCCACTGTAAAGTGTGCCACTTTTACTGTTTACTAAGACGGGgggctgactgtgactcagaccatgaactccttattgccaaattcagacttaaattgaagaaagtggagaaaaccactagaccattcaggtatgacctaaataaagtcccttatgactatacagtggaagtgagaaatagatttaagggactagatatgatagccagagtgcctgatgaactatggacagaggttcgtgacattgtacaggagataggagtcaagaccatccccaagaaaaagaaatgcaaaaagcaaaatggctgtctgaggaggccttacaaatagctgtgaaaagaagggaagtgaaaagcaaaggagaaaaggaaagatatacccatataaatgcagagctccaaataatagcaaggagagataagaaagccttcctcagtgatcaatgcaaagaaatagagggaaaaaatagaatgggaaagactagagatctcttcaagaaaattagagataccaagggaacatttcatgcaaagatgggctcaataaaggacagaaatggtatggacctaacagaagcagaagatattaagaagaggtggtgtacacagaactgtacaaaaaagattttcacgacccagataatcacgatggtgtgatcactcacctagagccagatatcctggaatgtgaagtcaggtgggccttagaaagcatcactatgaacaaagctagtggaggtgatggaattccagtggagctatttcaaatcctgaaagatgatgttgtgaaagtgctgcgctcaatatgccagcaaaattggaaaactcagcagtggccacaggactggaaaaggcccattttcattccaatcccaaagaaaggcaatgccaaagaatgctcaaactaccacacaattgcactcatctcacacgctagtaaagtgatgcttaaaattctgtaagccaggcttcagcaatacgtgaactgtgaacttcctgatgttcaagctgagtttagaaaaggcagaggaaccagagatcaaattgccaacatcttctggatcattgaaaaagcaagagagttccagaaaaatatatatttctgcttttttgagtatgccaaaggctttgactgtgtggatcacaataaatcgtggaaaattctgaaagagatgggaataccagaccacctgacctgcctcttgagaaacctatatgcagatcaaaagcaacagttagaactggacatggagcaacagactagttccaaataggaaaaggagtacatcaaggctatatattgtcaccctgcttatttaacttatatgcagagtacatcatgagaaacactgggctggaggaagcacaagctggaatgaaaattgccgggagaaatatcaataacctcagatatgcagatgacaccacccttatggcagaaagtgaagaagaaataaagagcctcttgatgaaagttaaagaggagagtgaaaaagttggcataaagctcaacattcagaaaagcgaagatcatggcatctggtcccatcacttcatggcaaatagatggggaaacagtggaaacagtggctgactttatttttgggggctccaaagtcacttcaggtggtgattgcagccatgaaataaaagacgcttactccttggaagaaaagttatgaccaacctagatagcatattaaaaagcagagacattactttgtcaacaaatgtcagtctagtcaaggctatggttttttgagtagtcatgtatggatgtgagagttggagtataaagaaagctgagcactgaagaattgatgcttttgaactgtggtgttggataagactgttgagagtctcttggactgcaaggagatccaaccagtccatcctaaaggagatgagtcctgggtgttcattggaaggactgatgctgaagctgaaactccaatactctggccacctgatgtgaagagctgactcgtttgtaaagaccctgatgctgggaaagattgagtgcaggaggagaaggggacaacagaagatgagatgattggatggcatcaccgactcagtggacatgggtttgggtggactccgggagttggtgatggacagggaggcctagcatgctgcagttcatgggcttgcaaagagtcggacacgactgagtgactgaactgaactgaaagcagcaAGAGCTCATCTGAATGCTGATGATGGTAACCCACTTTCTGCCTTGCATCATTTCCTAAATTCCTGCAATCTTCCCCTCTTGGTTTTCATGGGATCTAACTCAAATATTAATGAGAAGACCAGAAAGTGAGGATCCAAAAGCCCTTACCTTCACCTTGACCTCTTTCCTGGAATCTGAGCATTTATTTTGCTTAACAAAAAATATTCCAACTTCATTTTTCCTACTATGTAAATGGgtactcaacaacaacaaaatgccccTAACCTCTCTTTATTCCTAATTATCTTCGTATTTGGGGTGAGAAAGcctttacttaaaaatatacaagaataGAAGCTAAAGTTTCAGGAACAAGGCTGTCTTACAAGGAAAAGAGCAAGTTCTCTGTCACTAGAGGTGCTCATAAGCACCTGGAAGTTCCCTGCCAAGCTGTGTGATCTCAGTCGTCACCTAACCTCTCTCCACCTGCTTTCTTATCTGTGACCCAAAGGGGATGATTCCTATGTCAGGGACTACTAGGAGGAATCATTATGGGAGACACATATCTGAAGAGCAATAAGACCACGTGGCACAGAATGAT
This genomic window from Bubalus bubalis isolate 160015118507 breed Murrah chromosome 16, NDDB_SH_1, whole genome shotgun sequence contains:
- the LOC102410511 gene encoding putative olfactory receptor 52P1 translates to MKFTNHSQQNPTSFLLMGIPGLEASHFWIAFPFCSMYTLAVLSNMAVLLVVYSEPELHQPMYLFLCMLSIIDLVLCTSTVPKLLALFWANTAEITFGGCATQMFFIHGFSAVESGLLLAMAFDRYLAICRPLHYGLLLPPEAVGKLGAAAVFRGLGLMTPLTCLLARLSYCGRVVAHSYCEHMAVVKLACGGTQPNNIYGITAATLVVGTDSICIAISYALILRAVLGLSSKEARAKTFGTCGSHLGVILLFYTPGLFSFYTQRFGQHVPRHIHILLADLYLVIPPMLNPLIYGMKTKQIRDGALRLLKRGIVQS